The Medicago truncatula cultivar Jemalong A17 chromosome 4, MtrunA17r5.0-ANR, whole genome shotgun sequence genome includes a region encoding these proteins:
- the LOC25492244 gene encoding uncharacterized protein, with product MMLRPLLLVFLLLMFVITSQFEWKQQLMVDVDSTSTISQKQQRFSKGVEIVKEKIILVQEKNIRRLNEVVRHLQQQLQQCRSSNDTRNGTVSL from the exons ATGATGCTTCGACCCTTGTTGCTTGTATTTTTACTGCTTATGTTTGTAATCACTTCCCAGTTTGAGTGGAAACAACAACTTATGGTTGATGTTGATTCAACTTCCACTATATCTCAAAAGCAGCAAAGGTTTTCAAAGGGGGTGGAAATAGTAAAAGAAAAG ATTATTTTAGTGCAAGAGAAAAATATTCGAAGATTGAATGAGGTTGTGAGGCATCTCCAGCAACAATTGCAGCAATGTAGAAGTAGTAATGATACAAGAAATGGCACTGTAAGTCTGTAA